In Citrus sinensis cultivar Valencia sweet orange chromosome 2, DVS_A1.0, whole genome shotgun sequence, a single genomic region encodes these proteins:
- the LOC102628488 gene encoding aspartic proteinase A1, with amino-acid sequence MGTKFTAIRVALFLFLILSPAAFALPNDGLVRIGLRKKKLDQINRLVGQTVSKEEETMRTPVRRYNLHGSLGDSDTDIVALNNFMDAQYFGEVSIGTPSQTFTVIFDTGSSNLWVPSAKCYFSVSCYFHSKYKSSHSSTYKRNGTSAAIQYGTGAISGFFSQDNVKVGDLVVKNQDFIEATKEASITFLAAKFDGILGLGFQEISIGKAIPVWYNMLDQGLVKEPVFSFWLNRDIEGEEGGEIVFGGVDPDHYKGEHTYVPVTKKGYWQFEMGDVLIDGETTGYCSTGCNAIADSGTSLLAGPTTIITQINHAIGASGVISQECKTLVDQYGKTILEMLIAETQPQKICSQMGLCTFDGTRGFSMGIESVIDKSSDKSSDGVHDSAMCSACEMAVIWMQNKLRRNETADQILNYVNQLCDRLPSPNGESAVDCDNLSSMPNVSFTIGGKVFDLAPNEYVLEVGEGVAAQCISGFTAFDVAPPRGPLWILGDVFMGRYHTVFDYGNLSIGFAEAA; translated from the exons ATGGGAACCAAATTCACAGCCATTCGGGTtgcactttttctttttctcattttgtccCCTGCGGCCTTTGCTTTGCCAAATGATGGATTGGTAAGAATTGGGctgagaaagaagaaattggATCAGATCAATCGCCTTGTTGGACAGACTGTATCTAAGGAAGAGGAAACGATGAGAACACCTGTCAGAAGATATAATCTCCATGGTAGTCTTGGAGATTCTGATACTGATATTGTTGCATTAAATAACTTTATGGATGCTCAGTATTTTGGGGAGGTTAGTATTGGCACACCTTCCCAGACCTTCACTGTGATATTTGACACAGGAAGTTCTAATCTTTGGGTGCCTTCTGCGAAGTGTTATTTCTCA GTTTCTTGCTATTTCCACTCCAAGTATAAGTCCAGCCATTCAAGTACCTACAAAAGGAATG GGACATCTGCCGCAATCCAATATGGGACTGGAGCAATTTCTGGTTTCTTTAGCCAGGACAATGTGAAAGTTGGTGATCTTGTTGTTAAGAATCAG GATTTCATTGAGGCAACCAAAGAAGCTAGCATCACATTCTTGGCAGCCAAGTTTGATGGTATACTTGGGCTTGGATTTCAAGAGATCTCAATTGGAAAAGCCATTCCAGTCTG GTATAATATGCTTGATCAAGGTCTCGTTAAAGAACcagttttttcattttggttaaACCGTGATATTGAAGGTGAAGAAGGTGGGGAAATTGTGTTTGGTGGGGTTGATCCTGATCATTACAAGGGTGAACACACATATGTGCCAGTGACTAAGAAAGGCTATTGGCAG TTTGAAATGGGTGATGTCCTGATTGATGGTGAAACAACTG GATATTGTTCCACTGGTTGTAACGCAATTGCTGATTCTGGAACCTCGTTGTTGGCGGGCCCAACA ACCATAATTACACAAATTAATCATGCCATTGGAGCTTCTGGTGTCATAAGCCAAGAATGCAAGACTCTGGTTGACCAATATGGAAAAACCATATTGGAAATGCTGATAGCTGAG ACACAACCACAAAAGATCTGCTCTCAGATGGGTCTATGTACTTTTGATGGGACTCGAGGTTTTAG CATGGGAATTGAGAGTGTCATAGATAAGAGCTCAGACAAGTCATCTGATGGTGTGCATGACTCTGCTATGTGCTCTGCTTGTGAGATGGCGGTCATATGGATGCAGAACAAGCTGAGGAGAAATGAGACAGCAGATCAAATCttgaattatgtaaatcaG CTTTGTGACCGTCTGCCCAGTCCAAATGGAGAATCAGCTGTTGATTGTGACAATTTATCTTCCATGCCCAATGTTTCATTTACAATTGGTGGCAAAGTATTTGACCTTGCACCGAATGAG TATGTTCTTGAAGTGGGAGAGGGAGTTGCAGCCCAATGCATCAGTGGATTTACTGCTTTCGATGTGGCCCCTCCTCGTGGTCCTCTCTG GATTCTGGGAGATGTTTTCATGGGTCGCTATCACACTGTGTTCGACTACGGCAACTTGTCTATTGGATTCGCCGAAGCAGCTTGA
- the LOC102607530 gene encoding probable WRKY transcription factor 31 yields MAKGSGLSIDHNISDPIAGKNKNFFLCHQPAVLNSFSDDHHHFHKFHYLMDAKRSPATTPSTIQFPVCLNHDEDSPQQSSDDHHHHNKRKVIDEMDFFTDKTTHSRDHHHYKDSKLELNVNTGLNLLTTNTSSDHSTVDDGISTNMEDKKAKNEYAVVQAELERVNAENQRLKDMVNEVTNNYNALQLQLMAFMQHHNARAADENSDGRQVEEKKGQLAAPRRFIDLGLGVNTADTADEPALSSSEGRSRDLGGSPVNGNSNNNEESNVLFGQDKKEFVKRDDSPDRNYGPNKVPKFSSSSKNVDQTEATMRKARVSVRARSEAPMINDGCQWRKYGQKMAKGNPCPRAYYRCTMAAGCPVRKQVQRCAEDRTILITTYEGNHNHPLPPAAMAMASTTSSAARLLLSGSMSSADGLMNANFLARTLLPCSSSMATISASAPFPTVTLDLTQTPNPSNVQRSPNQFQVPFPNPSHNFADGAAAAAAGSLLPQIFGQALYNQSKFSGLQMSQDMDPSQLGNQSQLPSPAMQQGQQHNSLADSVSAATAAIAADPNFTAALAAAITSIINGGTPQSNNVTNNENTDDLATTTNGNVKFSQSS; encoded by the exons ATGGCCAAGGGAAGTGGACTCTCCATTGATCATAATATTTCAGATCCCATTGCAGGCAAGAACAAGAACTTCTTTCTTTGTCATCAGCCCGCTGTCCTCAATTCTTTCTCCGACGATCATCACCACTTCCACAAATTCCATTATTTAATGGATGCCAAGAGGTCTCCTGCTACCACTCCATCGACTATTCAGTTCCCCGTCTGCCTTAATCATGATGAGGATTCTCCCCAGCAGTCGTCTGATGATCACCATCATCATAATAAACGGAAGGTCATTGATGAGATGGATTTTTTCACCGACAAGACTACCCACAGCCGCGATCATCACCATTATAAAGACTCCAAATTGGAGCTTAACGTCAAC ACTGGGTTGAATCTTCTCACTACAAATACCAGCAGTGATCATTCCACGGTCGATGATGGAATTTCGACAAATATGGAAGataaaaaagctaaaaatgag TACGCCGTCGTTCAGGCAGAGCTTGAGCGAGTGAACGCGGAGAATCAACGTTTAAAGGACATGGTAAACGAGGTTACCAACAATTACAACGCGTTACAGTTGCAATTGATGGCATTTATGCAACACCATAATGCTAGGGCAGCTGATGAAAACAGTGATGGGCGGCaagttgaagaaaagaaaggacAGCTTGCGGCACCGAGGCGGTTTATAGATCTTGGTCTGGGCGTTAATACAGCCGATACTGCTGATGAGCCTGCGCTTTCTTCTTCAGAAGGAAGGAGCCGCGACCTCGGAGGTTCACCGGTGAATGGAAATTCTAATAATAATGAGGAGAGTAACGTTCTGTTTGGTCAAGACAAGAAGGAATTCGTTAAGAGAGACGATAGCCCCGATCGAAACTATGGGCCTAATAAGGTTCCTAAGTTTAGTTCATCGTCTAAAAATGTCGATCAAACCGAGGCCACGATGAGGAAGGCTCGTGTTTCTGTTAGAGCCAGATCGGAAGCTCCCATG ATCAACGATGGATGCCAATGGAGAAAATATGGACAGAAAATGGCGAAGGGAAATCCTTGTCCTCGAGCTTACTATCGTTGCACAATGGCTGCTGGTTGCCCAGTTAGAAAACAA gTACAAAGATGTGCTGAAGATAGAACGATTTTGATCACAACATATGAGGGCAACCACAACCACCCATTGCCGCCGGCTGCAATGGCAATGGCATCAACAACATCATCGGCGGCGCGATTGCTGCTATCGGGTTCAATGTCAAGCGCTGACGGACTGATGAATGCAAATTTTCTAGCAAGAACTCTCCTCCCATGCTCCTCTAGCATGGCCACTATATCAGCTTCAGCCCCATTCCCAACTGTCACATTAGACCTAACACAGACCCCCAACCCCTCAAATGTCCAAAGGTCACCAAACCAATTTCAAGTTCCATTCCCAAACCCATCCCACAATTTTGCCGATGGGGCAGCGGCAGCAGCAGCCGGTTCACTGCTGCCTCAGATATTTGGGCAAGCATTGTATAATCAATCAAAGTTTTCTGGGTTACAAATGTCCCAAGATATGGACCCTTCTCAATTGGGTAACCAATCACAATTGCCATCACCAGCAATGCAACAAGGGCAGCAGCATAATTCATTAGCCGACAGTGTGAGCGCTGCCACTGCTGCCATTGCTGCTGATCCCAACTTTACTGCCGCTTTAGCAGCAGCAATCACGTCTATCATTAATGGTGGCACCCCCCAATCAAACAACGTTACCAACAATGAGAATACCGACGACCTAGCAACTACTACAAATGGCAATGTCAAGTTTTCTCAATCATCATAA